One region of Sebastes fasciatus isolate fSebFas1 chromosome 1, fSebFas1.pri, whole genome shotgun sequence genomic DNA includes:
- the LOC141753685 gene encoding opioid growth factor receptor-like, producing MKVMSLLCELVKLLLIMNWFTSSRLYSVIESLWRLLGSLWRCMRRGMRGIVGFAFLSIGWRKDPGSQREPEINNEDKLTERSSSEEVQQEIQVQESLSEGQHEATWKRTAETNQELTSKRPRIEEEDEEESDSVEDYRVETTDELYCDYDSTWDTMEQQEDTSRRTRGPAPSRHYKFSRFESSARDMQNYRHGYPSQMRMQRCKPVTDNKPNLKFYLGETPSLPDGVYIHNFHNNWYQEYDSLEYVHSYIQWLFPLQEPGMNYEASPLTREEIEEFLQNSTAKTNLLKSYKLMLDFYGIRLCNEETGQVERASNWRDRFNNLNSHTHNNLRITRILKCQGTLGFPHYQAPLVRFFLEETLVNGQLPNVKDSVLNYFLFAVLDKTQRRSLIKYAYSKYDRKDEFVWCPKKIQMMWSRRSEAEQQQGVKGNKDACASVFIDDEDFTEDEDKEY from the exons ATGAAGGTTATGTCGCTGTTGTGTGAACTCGTCAAACTGCTGTTGATCATGAACTGGTTCACCTCCAGCAGACTTTACTCCGTGATCGAGAGTTTGTGGAGGCTTTTAGGGTCTTTATGGCGCTGCAtgaggagagggatgagaggTATAGTCGGGTTCGCGTTTCTATCGATAGGCTGGAGGAAAGATCCAGGAAGTCAGAGGGAGCCTGAAATAAACAACGAAGACAAACTCACAGAGAGAAGCAGCTCAGAGGAGGTCCAGCAGGAGATCCAGGTCCAGGAGTCTCTCAGTGAGGGTCAACATGAGGCCACCTGGAAGAGGACCGCAGAGACCAACCAGGAGCTGACCAGCAAGCGTCCCAGGattgaggaagaggatgaagaagagtcTGACAGCGTGGAAGACTACCGAGTTGAAACCACAGATGAGTTGTACTGCGACTATGACTCCACCTGGGACACcatggagcagcaggaggacacatccaggaggaccagaggaccagcACCCTCCAGACAT TACAAGTTCAGCAGATTTGAAAGTTCCGCAAGAGACATGCAGAACTACAGGCATGGCTATCCT TCCCAGATGAGGATGCAACGCTGCAAGCCAGTAACT GACAACAAGCCTAATCTGAAGTTCTACCTCGGAGAGACGCCCTCTTTGCCCGACG GTGTCTATATACACAATTTCCACAACAACTGGTATCAAGAGTATGACAGCCTGGAGTATGTACACTCCTACATTCAATG GTTGTTCCCTCTGCAGGAACCAGGCATGAACTATGAGGCCAGTCCACTGACGAGAGAAGAGATAGAG GAGTTTCTTCAAAACAGCACCGCCAAGACAAACCTGTTGAAGTCGTACAAGCTCATGTTGGACTTCTATGGGATCCGGTTGTGTAATGAAGAAACAGGACAAGTCGAGAGAGCATCAAACTGGAGAGACAGGTTCAACAACCTCAACAG TCACACTCATAACAACCTGCGCATCACCCGCATCCTGAAGTGCCAGGGGACCCTGGGGTTCCCTCACTACCAAGCCCCTCTGGTCCGCTTCTTCCTGGAGGAGACACTCGTCAACGGACAACTCCCGAATGTCAAGGACAGCGTCCTCAACTACTTCCTTTTCGCTGTCCTCGACAAGACGCAACGCAGGAGTCTCATCAAGTATGCCTATTCGAAGTACGACCGTAAAGATGAGTTCGTGTGGTGCCCAAAGAAGATTCAGATGATGTGGTCGAGGCGGTCAGAGGCCGAGCAACAACAGGGAGTGAAAGGCAACAAAGATGCTTGTGCGAGTGTTTTTATTGACGATGAAGATTTTACCGAAGACGAAGACAAGGAATATTAA